The Benincasa hispida cultivar B227 chromosome 11, ASM972705v1, whole genome shotgun sequence genome has a segment encoding these proteins:
- the LOC120090754 gene encoding probable LRR receptor-like serine/threonine-protein kinase At3g47570, which translates to MCHYTKLVVLSIGANRLEGQIPRQFSTLTKMKLLSSGVNNLFGTIPPWIGNCSSVFRMSLAKNNFQGSIPTAFGRLSKLKVFTVYDNYLTEIDLSQNNLTGKLLDDLGSLKDLVILNFDDNILGSGKVDDLSFINFLANCTGLSMLGIAGNHFGGVLPSSISYLSNQYSQA; encoded by the exons ATGTGTCATTACACTAAGCTTGTTGTTTTGTCAATTGGTGCCAATAGACTTGAAGGTCAAATTCCACGCCAATTCTCCACATTAACCAAGATGAAACTACTCAGTTCGGGTGTCAACAATTTGTTTGGAACTATCCCACCTTGGATTGGGAATTGTTCTTCAGTGTTTCGCATGTCATTGGCAAAGAACAATTTTCAAGGAAGTATTCCCACTGCATTTGGACGACTATCTAAATTGAAAGTCTTCACAGTTTATGATAATTATCTGACAG AAATAGATCTTTCTCAGAATAACCTCACTGGAAAACTACTCGATGACTTGGGGAGCTTAAAGGACTTGGTGATACTCAATTTTGATGACAATATACTTGGCAGTGGAAAGgttgatgacttgagttttatcaattttttggcCAATTGTACTGGTTTAAGTATGTTGGGTATTGCTGGGAATCATTTTGGAGGAGTATTGCCTTCATCTATTAGTTATCTTTCAAACCAGTACTCACAAGCCTAA
- the LOC120091222 gene encoding probable LRR receptor-like serine/threonine-protein kinase At3g47570, protein MRHSCYVPKKFLCSFLCYIFLMSMNSAFRNAPTFGNESDRLALLDLKRRVLNDPLKIISSWNDSMHFCDWIGVTCSPTIRRVMTLNLEARQLTGSLPSSLGNLTHLTEIRLGDNNFHGPMPQEFGKLIRLRHLNLSFNNFDGEIAANISHCVELLVLELSLNEFVGQIPHQFFTLSKLERLGFGGNNLVGIIPPWMGNFSSLFRLSFALNDFHGSIPSELGHLSRLKLFTVYGNYLTGIVPPSIYNITSLTYFSLTQNRLQGTLPSDVGFTLPNLEVFAGGVNNFGGPIPISLANISGLQVVDFAENSLIGTLPHDLGNLKELVRFNFDDNRLGSGKADDLNLIRSLTNCTSLRVLGLAGNHFGGTLPLSISNLSNQLTILTLGSNLLSGGIPVGIGNLINLQVLGVEGNNLNGSVPSNIGKLRQLSVLNLNNNMLTGTIPSSIGNLSSVTKLFMEDNRLEGIIPPSLGQCKRLQALDLSGNNLSGTIPKEVLSLSSLSIYLALNHNTLTGPLPHEVGDLVSLTLLDVSQNKLSGDIPSTLGKCIGMVQLYLGGNQFEGMIPQSLKALKGLEELNLSSNNFSGSIPQFLDNLFSLKFLDLSYNNFEGKVPKEGIFSNSTMFSILGNNNLCDGLQELHLPSCTSNRTHLSNKLLTPKVLIPLVSTLTFLVILLSILSVYFMLIKSRENVLSSAGSVDLLSQISYLELNRSTNGFSIDNLIGSGSFGSVYKGTLLNDKSVVAVKVLNLQQHGASKSFVDECKALASIRHRNLLKIVTSCSSTDEKGNEFKAIVFDFMSNGNLDGWLYPTHIEENKRKLSFIQRLNIAIDVANALDYLHNQCETPIVHCDLKPSNVLLDDDMVAHVGDFGLARFILERSDQSSFRQTMSIALKGSIGYIPPEYGTGGNISVEGDIFSFGILLLETFIGRRPTDNLFGDGVDIHLFTAMALPHGVLDIIDPFLLSEVSCQQEEENEEKIQTVAIMSGEDRREIEQRRMEEYLVSVMRIGLSCSLTTPRERMSMNIVVNKLQTIKSSYLK, encoded by the exons ATGAGGCACAGTTGCTACGTTCCCAAGAAATTTCTTTGCAGTTTTTTATGTTATATATTTCTGATGTCCATGAACTCGGCTTTCAGGAATGCACCCACTTTTGGAAACGAATCAGATCGCTTGGCTCTACTTGACTTGAAAAGGAGAGTACTTAATGACCCACTCAAAATCATAAGCTCTTGGAACGATTCCATGCATTTTTGTGACTGGATCGGTGTTACTTGCAGTCCCACTATTAGAAGAGTAATGACGTTGAACTTGGAAGCTCGACAACTGACTGGTTCACTACCATCTTCATTAGGAAATCTTACTCATCTCACTGAAATCAGATTGGGAGACAACAACTTCCATGGCCCAATGCCCCAAGAGTTTGGTAAATTAATACGATTGCGCCATCTCAATTTATCCTTCAATAACTTTGACGGTGAAATTGCGGCGAATATAAGTCATTGTGTTGAGCTTCTTGTTTTGGAGCTGAGTCTTAATGAGTTTGTTGGTCAGATTCCACATCAGTTCTTCACGTTAAGCAAGTTGGAACGACTTGGGTTTGGCGGTAACAATCTAGTTGGAATCATCCCACCTTGGATGGGAaatttttcttcactatttcGTTTGTCTTTTGCACTGAACGATTTTCATGGAAGTATTCCTAGTGAACTAGGACACCTATCTAGATTGAAACTCTTCACAGTTTATGGAAACTATTTGACGGGTATAGTGCCGCCATCGATCTATAATATAACTTCTCTTACTTACTTTTCTCTTACTCAAAATCGACTCCAAGGAACTCTGCCGTCAGATGTGGGATTTACTCTCCCCAATCTTGAGGTCTTTGCTGGTGGTGTCAATAATTTTGGAGGGCCTATTCCGATATCCTTGGCTAATATCTCCGGTCTCCAGGTCGTAGATTTTGCTGAGAACAGTCTTATTGGAACTCTTCCTCATGACTTGGGGAACTTAAAAGAATTGGTGAGGTTCAATTTTGATGACAACAGACTTGGAAGTGGGAAAGCTGATGACTTAAATTTAATCAGGTCTCTGACTAATTGTACTAGTCTACGCGTTTTGGGTCTTGCTGGGAATCACTTTGGAGGTACATTGCCTCTATCTATTAGCAACCTTTCAAACCAGCTGACAATATTAACCTTGGGTAGCAATTTGTTAAGTGGAGGCATTCCTGTGGGGATTGGAAACTTGATTAACTTACAAGTTCTTGGAGTAGAAGGGAACAATTTGAATGGTAGTGTCCCTTCCAATATTGGGAAGCTTCGTCAGTTGTCTGTTCTTAATTTGAATAATAACATGTTAACTGGGACAATTCCATCCTCCATTGGTAACTTATCTTCAGTGACCAAGCTTTTCATGGAGGATAATAGACTAGAGGGAATTATACCACCAAGCTTGGGACAATGCAAAAGGCTCCAAGCTCTTGACCTATCTGGTAACAACCTAAGTGGGACCATACCAAAAGAAGTTCTCAGTCTCTCTTCCCTTTCAATCTATTTGGCCTTAAATCACAACACACTTACTGGACCATTGCCACATGAAGTTGGTGATTTAGTTAGTTTAACACTGTTAGATGTATCACAGAATAAATTATCAGGTGATATTCCCAGTACCCTTGGTAAATGTATTGGCATGGTACAGTTGTATTTGGGAGGTAACCAATTTGAGGGAATGATTCCTCAGTCTTTGAAAGCTTTGAAAGGTCTAGAAGAACTAAATCTTTCAAGTAACAACTTCTCTGGGTCAATTCCTCAATTTCTTGACAATCTTTTTTCACTTAAATTTCTTGACCTATCCTATAATAATTTCGAGGGAAAAGTGCCCAAAGAAggaattttttcaaattcaaccaTGTTTTCTATACTTGGAAACAATAATCTATGTGATGGTTTGCAGGAATTACATCTACCTTCGTGCACATCTAACAGAACACATTTGTCCAACAAGCTCCTAACACCAAAAGTGTTAATTCCGTTGGTATCTACTCTCACATTCCTAGTTATTCTTTTGAGCATCCTATCTGTATATTTTATGCTGATAAAGTCAAGGGAAAATGTTTTATCTTCAGCTGGATCTGTGGATTTATTATCACAAATTTCTTACTTAGAGCTCAATAGATCAACAAATGGGTTTTCTATAGACAATTTGATTGGTTCGGGTAGTTTTGGTTCAGTGTATAAAGGTACTCTTTTGAATGATAAATCAGTTGTTGCTGTTAAGGTTCTTAACCTTCAACAACATGGTGCTTCCAAGAGTTTTGTTGATGAATGCAAAGCTCTCGCAAGCATACGACATCGAAATCTCCTTAAGATCGTAACTTCTTGCTCAAGTACAGATGAAAAAGGTAATGAGTTCAAAGCTATAGTATTTGACTTCATGTCCAATGGAAATCTGGACGGTTGGCTTTACCCTACACATATTgaggagaataaaagaaaattgagctTTATTCAGAGATTGAACATTGCTATTGATGTTGCCAATGCATTAGATTATCTCCACAATCAATGTGAAACACCTATCGTTCATTGTGATCTAAAGCCTAGCAATGTGTTGTTGGATGATGATATGGTAGCCCATGTTGGGGACTTCGGGTTAGCTAGATTCATCCTTGAAAGATCAGATCAATCTTCTTTTAGACAAACCATGTCAATTGCGCTCAAGGGTTCTATTGGATATATTCCCCCAG AGTACGGAACTGGTGGCAACATTTCCGTTGAAGGAGATATCTTTAGCTTTGGGATTCTACTATTGGAAACATTCATTGGAAGACGGCCCACTGACAACTTGTTTGGCGATGGCGTGGATATTCATCTATTCACAGCAATGGCATTGCCTCATGGTGTCTTGGACATAATTGATCCTTTTTTGCTATCTGAAGTCTCATGCCAACAAgaagaagagaatgaagaaaaaatacAAACAGTAGCAATTATGAGCGGGGAAGATCGTAGAGAAATTGAGCAAAGAAGGATGGAAGAATACCTAGTCTCAGTAATGAGAATTGGGCTGTCATGCTCCTTAACAACACCTAGAGAAAGGATGTCCATGAATATAGTTGTTAACAAGTTGCAAACAATTAAAAGCTCCTATCTCAAGTAG